The following is a genomic window from Dermatophilaceae bacterium Soc4.6.
GACCGCGAACCGGTCCGCGGCCCGCCGTAGCGGCCAGCCGTCGTCGACGACGCTGCGGGCGAGGCGTAGCCGTCCGGTCGGGGCCAGCGAGGCGTGAGCGGTGGGACATGAGGACCTCCGTGGTGTGGTTGTTGCCGTCAGACAGCTCCAACACGGAGGTCCTGTTCATGTCCAGCAGGCTCGTCCGTCACCAACGTCCGTGGTTAGTACACCTAGCGCCCGAAGCGGCGCTCGCGGTCGGCGTACGAGCGCAGCGCGCGCAGGAAGTCGACGTGCCGGAAGTCGGGCCAGTAGGCCTCGCAGAAGTAGAACTCCGACTTGGCGCTCTGCCACAGCAAGAAGCCCCCCAGCCGCTGCTCGCCCGAGGTGCGGATGACGAGGTCGGGGTCGGGCTGGCCCCTGGTGTAGAGGTGGGCCTCGATCTGCCCGACGCTGACCTGCTCGGCCACCTGCTCGAGCGAGCTGCCCTGCGCCGCCGACTCCAGCAGCATGCTGCGCACCGCATCAGCGATCTCGCGACGCCCGCCGTAGCCGACCGCGACGTTGACGTGCAGGCCGTCGACGTCACGGGTGGCCTCGGCCGAGGCCTTGAGGCTCTGGGCGGTCTCGGCGGGCAGCAGGTCGAGCGCGCCGATGGGGTGCAGCCGCCACCGGCCGGTGTCGGCGAGGTCGGCGACCGCGGTCTCGATGATCCGCAGCAGGGGCACGATCTCGGCGCTGGGGCGGTCAAGGTTGTCGGTCGACAGCAGCCAGAGCGTCACGACCTCGACCCCCGCGCCCTCGCACCAGTCGAGCAGGTCCTTGATCTTGTCGGCCCCGGCCTGGTGGCCGTCGTGGGTCTCGAAACCGTTGGCGCGGGCCCACCTGCGGTTGCCGTCGAGCATGACCCCGACGTGTCGAGGCACGCTCGTGCGGTCCAGTCGTCGCACCAGGCGGCGCTCGTAGGCGCCGTAGACCAGGTCGGTCAGACCCACGGACCCCTCCTCGACGACGGTCGGCTCATACCGAAGCCGAGGCTACCCCCCGGTTGACCCCGACGACCCGGACCGGGCCGTTCCGCTCCCGACGAATCCAGAACCTACGCTTCCGTAACTTACGGTTG
Proteins encoded in this region:
- a CDS encoding isoprenyl transferase — its product is MGLTDLVYGAYERRLVRRLDRTSVPRHVGVMLDGNRRWARANGFETHDGHQAGADKIKDLLDWCEGAGVEVVTLWLLSTDNLDRPSAEIVPLLRIIETAVADLADTGRWRLHPIGALDLLPAETAQSLKASAEATRDVDGLHVNVAVGYGGRREIADAVRSMLLESAAQGSSLEQVAEQVSVGQIEAHLYTRGQPDPDLVIRTSGEQRLGGFLLWQSAKSEFYFCEAYWPDFRHVDFLRALRSYADRERRFGR